A part of Hippopotamus amphibius kiboko isolate mHipAmp2 chromosome 16, mHipAmp2.hap2, whole genome shotgun sequence genomic DNA contains:
- the APLP1 gene encoding amyloid beta precursor like protein 1 isoform X6, protein MGPASPAARGPGPLPLLLPLFLLLLRAQLAVGNLAGGSPSAAEAPGYAQVAGLCGRPTLHRDLRTGRWEPDQQLSRRCLRDPQRVLEYCRQMYPELQIARVEQATQAIPMEQWCGDAWGGSCAHPHHQVVPFRCLPGEFVSEALLVPEGCRFLHQERMDQCESSTRRHQEAQEACSSLGLILHGSGMLLPCGADRFRGVEYVCCPLPATPNPSGTAAGDPSTRSWPPGGSVEGVEDEEEEEPFLQPVDDYFVEPPRAEEEERVPPASSRAPAEVSTVTPTPRPTDGVDVYFGMPGEASEHEGFLRARMDLEARRMRQINEVMREWAMADNQSKNLPKADRQALNEHFQSILQTLEEQVSGERQRLVETHATRVIALINDQRRAALEGFLAALQGDPPQPERVLLALRRYLRAEQKEQRHTLRHYQHVAAVDPEKAQQMRFQVQTHLHVIEERMNQSLGLLDQNPRLAQELRPQIQELLHSEHLGPSELEAPAPAGSSEDKGGLQPLDSKDGSTEQAAASSGKEKMSPLEQYERKAPAGTGVSREAVSGLLIVGAGGGSLIVLSMLLLRRKKPYGAISHGVVEVDPMLTLEEQQLRELQRHGYENPTYRFLEERP, encoded by the exons ATGGGACCCGCCAGCCCCGCCGCTCGCGGTCCGGGCCCGCTGCCGTTGTTGCTGCCACTATTTCTGCTGCTTCTGCGCGCGCAACTCGCCGTCGGGAACCTGGCCGGTGGGAGCCCCAGCGCAGCCGAG gccccagggTATGCACAGGTGGCTGGACTATGCGGGCGCCCAACCCTTCACCGGGACCTGCGCACCGGCCGCTGGGAACCAGACCAACAGCTCTCACGACGCTGTCTCCGGGACCCGCAACGCGTGCTGGAGTACTGCAGACAG ATGTACCCGGAGCTGCAGATTGCACGTGTGGAACAGGCGACGCAGGCCATCCCCATGGAGCAATGGTGCGGGGATGCCTGGGGTGGCAGCTgtgcccacccccaccaccaggtTGTGCCTTTCCGATGCCTGC CTGGTGAATTTGTGAGTGAGGCTCTGCTGGTGCCTGAAGGCTGCAGGTTCTTGCACCAGGAGCGCATGGACCAGTGCGAGAGTTCAACGCGGAGGCATCAGGAGGCACAGGAG GCCTGCAGCTCCCTGGGCCTCATCCTGCATGGCTCGGGCATGCTTTTGCCCTGTGGTGCGGATCGGTTCCGAGGCGTGGAGTATGTGTGCTGCCCGCTTCCAGCGACCCCCAACCCGTCTGGGACAGCAGCTGG TGACCCTTCCACCCGGTCCTGGCCCCCCGGGGGCAGCGTTGAGGGGGttgaggatgaggaagaggaggagcccTTCCTACAGCCCGTGGATGATTACTTTGTGGAGCCCCCCAGGgctgaagaggaggaaagagtcCCACCCGCAAGCTCCCGTGCCCCTGCAGAGGTCAGCACAG TGACTCCCACCCCAAGGCCCACAGATGGCGTGGACGTGTACTTCGGCATGCCTGGAGAAGCCAGTGAGCATGAGGGCTTCCTGCGGGCCAGGATGGATCTGGAGGCACGCAGGATGCGCCAAATTAACGAG GTGATGCGTGAGTGGGCCATGGCGGACAACCAGTCCAAGAACCTGCCTAAAGCCGACAGACAGGCCCTGAATGAG CACTTTCAGTCCATTCTGCAGACCCTGGAGGAGCAGGTGTCCGGTGAGCGACAGCGCCTGGTGGAGACCCATGCCACCCGAGTCATCGCTCTTATCAACGACCAGCGCCGGGCTGCCTTGGAAGGTTTCCTGGCGGCGCTGCAGGGGGATCCGCCTCAG CCAGAGCGTGTCCTGCTGGCCCTGCGGCGCTACCTGCGGGCGGAGCAGAAGGAACAAAGGCACACGCTGAGGCACTACCAGCACGTGGCTGCCGTGGACCCCGAGAAGGCCCAGCAGATGCGCTTCCAG GTGCAGACCCATCTTCACGTAATCGAGGAAAGGATGAATCAGAGCCTGGGGCTGCTTGACCAGAACCCCCGCCTGGCTCAGGAGCTGCGGCCCCAGATCC AGGAACTCCTCCACTCTGAACACCTGGGCCCCAGTGAATTGGAAGCCCCTGCCCCAGCGGGCAGCAGTGAGGACAAGGGTGGGCTGCAGCCCCTGGACTCCAAGGATG GGTCCACAGAACAAGCTGCTGCATCCTCTGGGAAAGAGAAGATGTCCCCCCTGGAGCAGTATGAACGAAAG GCACCAGCTGGCACAGGTGTGTCCCGAGAGGCCGTGTCCGGTCTGCTGATCGTGGGAGCGGGTGGGGGCTCCCTGATCGTCCTCTCCATGCTGCTCTTGCGCAGGAAGAAGCCCTACGGGGCTATCAGCCACGGCGTGGTGGAG GTGGACCCCATGCTGACCCTGGAGGAGCAGCAGCTGCGTGAACTGCAGCGTCACGGCTATGAAAACCCCACCTACCGCTTCCTGGAGGAACGACCCTGA